From Aegilops tauschii subsp. strangulata cultivar AL8/78 chromosome 5, Aet v6.0, whole genome shotgun sequence:
TCGACCTCCTCCCGGGACAAGGACAAGGAGGAGAGCCTCCCGCCCGCGCCGCCGGCGTCGTGGGTGTAGAGGTGGCTCCCGGCCGGTGGGGCGGGGAATTTCATCAGGTTGGTTGTCCTCGACTTGATCTGTCATCGTTAATCGCGACCCCTGGTGGCCTCTTCTCTTCTAATTGGTCCTCTCGTTGTCCTGTGGTTGCAGTGTGTTTGAGGCCGAGCTCGCCGACACCGTCCCGGTGGTCAAGGCATTCATCGGCGGCATGAGGATCCTCGGGACATTGTGCGTGGGCAACAAGAACGGCCTTCTTCTACCACACACCACCAACGACCAAGGTAAGAAAGAAAGCGGTCCTTCCTTGTCCAGTGAGTCAGCAGTGACCTGACCTGACATGGGTTTCAAATGCCTGCCATAGAGCTCCAGCACCTCAAGAATAGACTGCCTGATGAGGTGGTCGTCCAGTGTGTCTGACGAGCGGCTCTCCGCCCTCGGCAACTGCGTCGTGGGTGGAGAGGTGGTACGCTTATTTCTACCGACATCACCATCTCTGAACACCAATGCGTAGAGATTGGATCAACTGCTCTGAAGGGCCAGCTCAGTAGAGATTAGAGACAGCATCCTGATCTCAAAGTTTCAGATTTGCTGTGTGCACAAACAGATAATTAATAGGTCCAGGCATGGTTAAAATTCTGACTTCATGCTGGATCTTGTGATCTAGCAAGAAAACAGAGCATGTTTGTTAGCAACAGAGCAACTTTTATTACCCTGTTACTTGTATGCCTTACCAAGCACAGTACCAGCTTACTCAAAGAGCTCCTTTGAACCTTGCTTCGTAGGTCGATCACAATAGCGGCGATGCCGGGGGAGCTCCCTGACTTGAAAATGCTGGCGCTCTTCGGATGCAGAGCTGTCCTCCTCAGGGGGGCTGGTTACACGGTGAATGATCTTCTCGACCGCGACATTGATAACAAGGTGATTctgcttcttcttttttcctAGTTGGAGACAACACTTCAGATCTTGCAACCGTGAACAAAGGGATCAGCTCCAATTTTAAATCTGTCAATATGGCATATGCTTACAGCATACCATTTGGATCAGGAATGTACCAAATTAAGTGCCAAATGTCCTGACCATAGTATATCAGTAGCAGCTAAAACTAACAGCACAGTGGAACCATGGAATGAAATATTCACTAACCATGGTTCCAGGCAAGTTGATGTATGATCTGCTGGCTGAGATGTGCATGATCTGGGTGATGAAGAAAATCGTTCGAATTCCCACTGATTTTTCATGATTATTACAACCAGCTACTTCTAACGGATCATGCCATCTCTTGGACTACATATGTACTCCTTTATTATTGAGCAAATACTTTCCTTTGTTTTTTTGCAAACCTCTTAGCAGTACTTTTTGTATCCTCTTTTTTGTGTTCTGCTGGCTGATGAGATGTGCATTACCTGGGTGATGAAGAAAATCGCCGGTCACGCCATCTCCTGAAGTACATTTGCACATTTTTACTGCTTTAGACTGACTGTACATGAATTCCTTCATTGGTTATGAACCTTATTGCTCATTGTGTTCTGTGGGTTGAACTGCATGATTCCGGGTGATGAAGAAAATCGTTCGGATTCCCACTGATATTTCATGATTAGTGTAACCAGCTACTTCTGATGGATGATGGCATCTCATGTATTACATTTGCACTGCTTTATGACTAGCCGTACATGCACTCCTTGTGTTGGTCGCAACCTTGTTGCTGTTTGTGTTATATAGGGTCTTTTGCATGCTTCTGCGTGATGAAGAAAATCGTTCGGATTCCCACTGATACTTCATGATTATCACAACCAGCTACTTCTGATAGACCATGCCATTTTGTGCTCTTTAAGAGATTTTGTTCTGTTTTGGGTTTTAATTCATTCAACAGTTTGCTggtgtttattttcctttgagcCTGTGATGTTATCAAAATATTTGCTACTCTTAATGGGTTTATCCCACTTGATGATCTTAACCACCAAGATCTCTGAGGCTCTTAGTTCTAGTCTAATGTTATCAGTACAGTACATCCGCTGTTGCCAGTTTTGTTCATTATGAGCTGATGTTTGTGCATACCGTTTCTCATCACTCTCTGGCCTGGTATTTAGGAGCTGGAGGaaaagaggaaggagaaggccaAGATCTCCTCCGACAGGAGAAAGCAactggcgaagctccgcatcaagGCCGAGAAGGCAGCCGAAGAGAAGTTAGGATCTCAGCTGGAGATCCTGGTCCCTATCAAATACTAAAGCTATCATGCGCCATCAGTTTTGTGAAACCTCTGTCATATTTTAAGTAGTTTGGTAACTCTGATAGTACAATCTGGTTGGTAAACCTTTGTTATGCATGCAGTTCTGCGACACTCATTTGAAATTTTCTACATGGTGAACTGTTTCGTTTATCAAATGTGTGCATTTGGAAATTCTAGTGAACGTCGTTTTTCTCTTTGCTACGGCCTTTGCAGTCCCTTGTTATGACCTATCGTGGGAAATTTTTAAGCGTGTTTTCCCTTTGTACATGTCGTTTTGGGCCATCATAGTTGTCTCTACACCAAGTTGGTAAAGTCTACTGTCACTGCGGCAAGTTCCATCTATAGAGCGGGTCTAGTAATGTGTTTTTGCTGGGTATTCCTTGGTTTGAGCTCTGTATGTTTAATGTACGTCGTCTGTGTGTTTGATGTTGATGTCGCTTGTGGTTTTGCAGGGTTCTGAGGCTGCAGCCTGGGCACAGGTACTGCCTCCTCGGCCAGCTCTCCAAGGAGGTCGGATGGAACTACGCTCATACCATAAGGTTGATCTATTTCATTGTGCTGTTTCTTGCTGTTTCTTCAGTGCTCACTAGTTGCTAGTGTTAGACTGCTACCAGTGGGTTAAGATTATTCTTCAGTGCTCACTAGTTGCAAGTGTGATCATTCTATGAAAGTTCAATCTGATTTGCTACGAATCAGTGTGTGCCGGCCGGCTACACGCAACGCTGTATGGTCTTCTGACCGCTGAGCTAGGAAGTTGCAGACGTGATCGGCAGTAGTTAATTACAAAGAGTAGAAATCAGTATCCTATTTTAATTAGTGTGGTGCATGCCACTGAAAGGATCCTGACATGTGGTTAGTTATGCTTATGAACCAAGCTGCACGTTATGTACTGCCATCATATAAATGCCTGCCATGTTCTTCATCTCCCCTCCCTCTGATTCCTCCCGCCTGTGTTTTGTTTTGTGTATCAGATCTGTAgaagctgccgccgccgccgctgccgctgccgctgtTGCAGGTGGAACAGGAAGAAGCCCTCATGGCTGCCGCACATCCGAAGTGGCGAGCGCCACCCCATTTTTTTGGTACTGTGAAGTGTTAGTTGGTACTGTGAAGTGTTAGTTGATGGTTGATTAGTCTGTTAATCAAAGTATTCTTACATGCTGCGAATATATACTGCAATCCTATTTTTTGTGTGAAAACTGTACTAGTTATctgcaatacaagctagacatgaACCAGCTCTTGCTACTAAAGGAACATAGTATAAATTTAGACCTCGTGTGTGATGCTATAAATTCAGATATATTACCTTTGTGATCTGAGAAGTTGATGCCATATTTAAGGTTTTGGAGATGTACTACTGTTTATTTACTTATGTGATCAGCACCCCAATCCCAGGGTCCTCTATTTGGAGCAGCAAATCAAAGCTTGTTTGCTGCAGTTTGTTTTATACACTTCCTTTTGTAACATCAACAAATAAAATCAGTTGTTTGCATCAGATTTGATCATTCTCACTTATTAGTTGAGTTCTAAGTATGTAGTATATTTAGTTCTCTTGTTATATTATAGTCAGAATTATACCGTGTGACTGAATCATGTGTTATTTAGTTGGCTGAGCAGTATCTTTAGTTTTCTGATGATTGTTCAACTCTCAATTCTGAATAGATAAGTAGCTGACTCTATTGGTTCTTTCTTTCTTCAGGGCTGCGACTTGATGGTCATGCTGCTGTTTTGCTCTGCTTGATAATTCCAATCAGATCATTGTCAACACTATCATCATCAGGTCTGGATTCCCTTTATTCTCTCCTGCCTTGTGATGTTAGTCCGTGTGGGCTTACTAGTATTGTTATATGCTGTCAGTTGAATGGATGGTCGTGGTAGTAGAATAGTACAGTACTTTTCTTCAGGTGAATGTGTTACAGTGACGTTCATTGCATGACATGCACTTGTACCAATATACCATGCTGGTACCTGTAGGTTAGTATTGTTGCTGCCTAACATGAGCTTGAATGTTGTAGTGGAAGTGTAGAACAACAGGTTAACGTGTTGCTGTCAAGTTGTTGGAATTTGTGCTATGCCTTGCTTAATGTTTAATGAACTGAATCATTTGGGCATGTACCTATAATTGTCTAAATATTTTTTATTGGCAATAATTTAACTCCCAATGTATCTCACTAATAGTTTATGTACATCAGGATCTAATGTTGTTGAGGATGCTGGTGCTATGACAGAAGATCAAGGAAGCCTCGAGATCCGCACCACAGTTTTAGTTGATGTTGCTAGTTTGCCACCATGTTTTGAATATTTGATGTTGTTGATGTTGCTAGTTTGCCACCGTGCATATGCTATTGGACATGCAAACATGTATGTGATGTTGTGAATATTTGAGCGAATGATTCTGTATTTAATAATTTAATagagaattttttttctgttgaAATGTGTAATATTGAAATCTGTGAATGAAAAAGACCGAACACGTTCTACTGGACCAAGTAATATTTCAGGTTTAAAAAGGCTATGGCCCAAACAATAGTGGACTGGAATGTTGTGCAATAGAATGCAAAATGGCCTAGGCCTAGAAAATAAAAAGGCTGAATAGTAGGGCTTGGCCCATATAGCTGACCAAAATTAATAAGAAAAAAAATATATAAAAGGTTGAattgttgggctcggcccatCTAAAACACCAAATTGGACCGGGCCGATTATAATTTACGACCTTTTCAATTAGTCGAAATTTTGCCACGTCGgattgccacgtcggatccgatgTGGCCTGGGCAAACAACCAGTGACCAAAAAAAGGTCATGGGTTCAAcgaccttctgttttggtcgtAAACGTCTACGACCTTATCCCgaagaaggtcgttaatttcagtttacacCCGCCTGCTTTTGACCTtttgtttttggtcacaaaaaggtcgcaaatgaaaaacaatgacctttcagtggccaatagtgatggtcgcaacttgacatatttcttgtagtgtggctccgaatcatgtctttggtcaatagttgggttgcccggctcctgtgcttgctaccttacgttccactatatcggctaaggtagtaaagagagaactactgcgattgtgccctggtttatccaaaggagcacctcagtagagaaagccaaaaactgtctgtcatgatacggcgagagatGGTCAGCTGTTCAGAGGTTGtaaatcgttggagatttctcccgcattacgcgaaggatcggtacttcccgatcagacaTAGCACTCTGGTTCttatactaggggctgcgcctatgttttattgtaaaactcctatggctaagtgagggtgtttaagccgcatagtctgattgcctggttcgttgcgctaaacaactccttcaaggaccatataattggatcaagattgtttagattccatcccgaacacctccgtactacctacgtgggggcagaagccgacgactggccaaccctcagattccatacaacacggccgcacaggaggaaaaaattaaaacataactagcattatattacaaaccgactttgtttcatcatacaaggcaaagacaacacAAATGtcttcattcgaaaataatgtcctgcccacACTGCGTTGCCACAATGCAAGACCCctctaggacatccgcaaaatagcgctcgggtgcgcggtgctccttgccctctggcggccccctagccagctcgacggcgttcatcttcgcccaccacatcttgcaacgggtgAAGGCCATGCatgcaccttcaatacaggccgaTCGCTTGACGGCGTCCAGCCGGGGACAAGcgttcaccagccgcttcacgagtccgaagtagctgccgggcatagcttcggctggccatagccggattatcaaatccttcatggctagtttggccaccctatgcagctccaccaactgtttcagctgatcggtgaagggcacgggatgctctggcgcaagatattgcgaccagaacaattTCTTCGTGgagctcccttcctcggctcGAAAGAACTCCGCGGCGTCGGACACACTGCACGGTAGATCTGCGTAGGCTCCTAGAGAACTCCGAAttcgggttagtaagagatacttcttcctcatatacttgctttgcatactaaatgccttacccgccgcaatcttcatggcctcctggatctcttggagggcgccctgggcctcattccgggccgtctccgcgctctggcgagccttggcgagttcggtctctcgaaccgacgcgtcgcgctccaaggtctcgcacttcctcaccgcgtcctggagctcctgttgAACCTCGCCGACCCGGGCGTTGAGCTTCTTATGggcggcctgctccttgacagccttcccctcggcttcggccagggccttcttcagggcctcgacctcggtcatTGCTCCTCTACATATCATGACACTTCAGTCAATATATATCATCTTACTCTTTTCGAGTATTTCCTGGGTTATTACATACCTTGATTCTCCTGGAGCTGCCTCTTCACCTGGCCAAGCTCCTCCCtggcctgctccagcctccgctttagttcagagacttcggcagcatgtgaggccactgccagcagcgacgcctgcatATTCATTCCCGACAAATTTAGTTAGCGTCCTACAAtaaaggattgatcctctgtccggtttttTCCTTTCgaaacaccggacagtgtctcaagggctactgtctatattgagattttctcttttcatcgcttacctcaaaacctatcagcaagctgctgcaggcttcggttagtccgctcttggcggactgaaccctttcaattaCCGTGCCCATGAGaacacggtgctcatccacaatggaagcgcctcgcagcgcttccagcagattatctggtgcccctggttggacaggggtcaccggtggaataggcatacccccttctttcgaaggaggttgcgTTCCGGATTCCGGAACCGTATCGGTCTCCGGAATCAGGTCCGGATGAGGGCCGAACTGAGTACGACCCTCCTCCCTAGTCTCCAGGGGGATTGGTTCCCCCTGGTGTTCGGTGACGGGGGCTTCGCCTTCGGGCGCCTCTTGAGCCTTCctctggcctgggaaggtccgttgggagagcacctcgtcgtctactttggccttgggagagtaagcGGCCGGCGGTGTCTCGCTGGCCATCTCCTTTGAGTCCAACGAACCTCTTGATGAAGATTGCTGGGAGTTGTCGTGGGCTggactgcaatagcataattAACCATGTCAATACATTGAAGAGGAGAGGCTGGACATATGGGTATGCGGGAGTTATAGCACTTACGATGCAGCTGGAGGCTTAGTGCGGGGGTGTCGCTCTGGACTTCTGccgacgtcccacgcggagttattcGTGAAGGAGCCCTTCCCTTTCTTGGACGTCCccgcctccagattcgtggaggccgccctcttcttccttccctcatcagggggagagttgtcttcttcctcttcctcctcctcatcgttgTCATCTTCGGCGACGGAGGAGCGGGTCTTGTCTTCGGTCGTCgcgtccgaagcgcccttgcgacgggggccactccgGACCAGCTTGGCcttccccttggccttcttcaccGGCGCGGTATAGGGCGCCAGCACCAGCATCTTTGCTAAACGCGgaatgactggttcttcaggtagcggagccggacactggatccgcttcgccctctccatccattcCTGAAGAAGCAATGACAGTAAACGTTCAGATATCCTCCTTGAAGCAAACAAGTAGAGGACGGGTTGGGAACTCacctcgctggcggggtggtTAATGTCATGCCCACGGCCCGAATCCGTGGCTGGCGgtatctcgttgcccttgaagagcaatttccaggcatctttgtgagtggtctcgaagagcctcttcagggtatggtgcttcttcggattgaacttccatagcgggaggcttcggctttggcacgggagaatccggcgaactagcatcacctggattatatCGACAAGTTTGACATCCTTGTCCACCATACTTTGAACGctcgtctgcagcgctatcagcactacaaaaaaagacacatccgtgacattttgggccgaacgaatttttttctgtcatacttatgacacttctatgacaataattgtgacaaaacacggtatcatcatagatgtggtggggtcctacttctatgacaaaaaatcatgacagaaaatgggattttcgtcctgggcgggccagagacgcagctgcatgacattctttgggacgtccatgacggaaaaaactatGGTAGAGGCAAGGGCGAggaatatcggggtgttcccggttacggtgggtggtcggggccgagcgatgcgcgtttctctcgtacacgcacgcgcgtgggtgcgaggcgttgggctctaactgaacccgagcgaggctttgggctctaactgaacccgagcgattgcactacaggctatgcgttactgaacccgagcgatcgatcgatggctgttaactgaacccgatcgagcgattccttcgttactgctgctaactgaagccgatcgatgctacctctggatgaacagtgagcgttgctgggggggttggatgaatagttcccggtgggggtggatgaacagttcccggtgggggtggatgaacaggaccccatggtgtttcctctggatgaacaggaccccgatcaatctagccggttggggctggatgaacaggaccccgtggagggctggatgaacagtagacgatggagggttggatgaacagtagcccatggaggggtggttgaacaggagcccgtggagagggctagtcgaacagtagccggtggagtagcgcacggcggaggctagatgaacaggagcccgtggatgaacagtcacatgtggaggctggaggaggtcgacggtggatgaacagtagcccgtggaggatAGAGGGGGTCTACGGTGGAGAtaaacaatatcccgtggagtcccgttttgcggtacggcacagccctcccgatgaacaggacccccgtttcgaccgtagcgctccaacacaagtccgtttcctccgttttgcggtacgacacacccctcccgatcaacaggacccctgtttcgaccgtaggaggtccgtttcctctattttgcggtccgccagacccctcccaatgaacaggatcccgtttccaacgtggccggtcgaacacaaggccgtttcctctgttctgcggtacgccaggtctcgtttccatcggctgttccgtccaagccggttggctcccacgcgttccgttgcctcccgatgaacatgacgcattccgttgcctccccatgaacacgatgacgacgcagtttctccgttccgacccagccatgtacacgagccctggccgtatgtacgcgcgagtaggcgttcgagaccccgcccatatgtacgtacgtggctgtatttactttcttgcaccctggccgctgtacgtacgtgtacatgctacgtgcgcgcctctactacgacacgtgcgcgcctctacatcgaccagtatgtacgtacacgttcgcgaccagaatgacaatactacgtac
This genomic window contains:
- the LOC109752993 gene encoding large ribosomal subunit protein uL13z; amino-acid sequence: MPGELPDLKMLALFGCRAVLLRGAGYTVNDLLDRDIDNKELEEKRKEKAKISSDRRKQLAKLRIKAEKAAEEKLGSQLEILVPIKY